A segment of the Mogibacterium diversum genome:
AATATGAGATCATAGATAAAGTGGTCAGTATAATAAATAGCTCCATTACTATCCCGTGCACAGCCTGTTCGTACTGCACGGAGGGATGTCCTATGAATATTCCTATTCCGAGATATTTCTCTCTGTACAATACGGATATGCACGAAGATAGCGATAGAGAGTGGACGCCTCAGTGCGAGTACTACGAGAGAACGACTATGACATTTGGAAAGGCCAGCGAGTGTATCTCGTGCGGTCAATGTGAGGCGATATGTCCGCAGCATCTGCCAATTATAAAGGATCTTGAGATGGTGGCAGAGCATTTCGAACAAGAGTAGATAGTAAACAAATGAGGCTGTCTGATTGGAGCATTAAAACAACTTATGGAGATATAAGCTGAGAGAAACCGTGATATGCACCTTCTTTACCATATAAGTGGTGAGGGAGGTGATTTTTGTGGCGTAGTAGTGTACAGGGAAAAACACATGTGCATTGTAGTTAGATATCCTTGACTTATAGGGGTAGGGGGTATATGATATCGACGTAGATTTTATTCTATATAGATAGACTATTAAGCGTTTGCATGTGAGGAGAAGAGATGACAGAAATTTCTGAGCGCCACCGAAAGCGTTCGCATATGGAATATAGGAACCTGATGAACAGGCTTAAGAGAATTGAAGGACAGATTAGGGGTATCGAAGGAATGCTTGAGAAGGATGCATACTGTCCTGATATATTGATTCAAGTT
Coding sequences within it:
- a CDS encoding metal-sensing transcriptional repressor — translated: MTEISERHRKRSHMEYRNLMNRLKRIEGQIRGIEGMLEKDAYCPDILIQVSSVNSALNSFNKELMASHIRGCVANDIRNGDDETIDELVKVMQKLMK